The following proteins are co-located in the Pseudomonas antarctica genome:
- a CDS encoding ABC transporter permease translates to MIFDYNVIWDAMPLYLGGLVTTLKLLAISLFFGLLAALPLGLMRVSKQPIVNGAAWLYTYVIRGTPMLVQLFLIYYGLAQFEAVRESFLWPLLSSATFCACLAFAINTSAYTAEIIAGSLKATPNGEIEAAKAMGMSRYKLYRRILLPSALRRALPQYSNEVIMMLQTTSLASIVTLIDITGAARTVNAQFYLPFEAYITAGVFYLCLTFILVRLFKLAEGRWLSYLAPRKH, encoded by the coding sequence ATGATCTTCGACTACAACGTCATTTGGGATGCCATGCCGCTGTACCTCGGCGGCTTGGTGACCACCCTGAAATTGCTCGCCATCTCCTTGTTCTTTGGCCTGCTCGCCGCCTTGCCCCTGGGCTTGATGCGCGTGTCCAAGCAGCCGATCGTCAATGGCGCTGCCTGGCTCTACACCTACGTGATCCGCGGCACGCCGATGCTGGTGCAGCTGTTTTTGATCTACTACGGGTTGGCGCAGTTCGAGGCCGTACGCGAAAGTTTCCTGTGGCCGCTGTTGTCCAGCGCCACCTTCTGCGCGTGCCTGGCCTTTGCGATCAACACCAGTGCCTACACCGCCGAGATCATTGCCGGTAGCCTCAAGGCCACGCCCAATGGCGAGATCGAAGCGGCCAAGGCCATGGGCATGTCGCGCTACAAGCTGTACCGCCGCATCCTGCTGCCGTCGGCCCTGCGCCGTGCGCTGCCGCAGTACAGCAACGAAGTGATCATGATGCTGCAGACCACCAGCCTGGCCTCCATCGTCACCTTGATCGACATCACGGGTGCCGCGCGCACGGTGAACGCCCAGTTCTACCTGCCGTTCGAAGCCTATATCACGGCCGGCGTGTTCTACCTGTGCCTGACCTTTATCCTGGTACGCCTGTTCAAGTTGGCCGAAGGCCGCTGGCTGAGCTACCTGGCTCCAAGGAAGCATTGA
- a CDS encoding ABC transporter permease — protein sequence MLKGYGAVILDGAWLTLQLALSSMALAIVLGLIGVALRLSPVRWLAWLGDLYSTVIRGIPDLVLILLIFYGGQDLLNRVAPLLGYDDYIDLNPLAAGIGTLGFIFGAYLSETFRGAFMAIPKGQAEAGLAYGMSSFQVFFRVMVPQMIRLAIPGFTNNWLVLTKATALISVVGLQDMMFKAKQAADATREPFTFFLAVAAMYLVITSVSLLALRYLEKRYSVGVRAADL from the coding sequence ATGTTGAAAGGCTACGGGGCCGTCATCCTCGATGGCGCATGGTTGACGCTTCAGCTCGCCTTGTCGTCCATGGCCTTGGCCATTGTTCTGGGTCTGATCGGGGTCGCGTTACGCCTGTCGCCGGTGCGCTGGTTGGCCTGGCTGGGTGACTTGTACTCCACGGTGATCCGCGGGATCCCCGACCTGGTGCTGATCCTGCTGATTTTCTACGGTGGTCAGGACTTGCTGAACCGCGTCGCGCCGCTGCTTGGCTATGACGACTATATCGACTTGAACCCCTTGGCCGCCGGTATCGGCACCCTGGGTTTCATCTTTGGCGCCTACCTCTCGGAAACCTTCCGTGGCGCCTTCATGGCCATTCCCAAGGGCCAGGCCGAGGCCGGCCTTGCGTATGGCATGAGCAGCTTCCAGGTGTTTTTCCGGGTGATGGTGCCGCAGATGATTCGGCTGGCGATCCCCGGTTTCACCAACAACTGGCTGGTATTGACCAAGGCCACTGCGTTGATTTCGGTGGTGGGCCTGCAAGACATGATGTTCAAGGCCAAGCAGGCGGCAGATGCCACCCGCGAGCCTTTTACCTTCTTCCTCGCAGTGGCGGCGATGTACCTGGTGATTACCAGCGTGTCGTTGTTGGCCCTGCGCTATCTTGAGAAGCGCTACTCGGTAGGCGTAAGGGCGGCTGATCTATGA